A part of Natronorubrum sediminis genomic DNA contains:
- a CDS encoding MFS transporter, with product MPSESDEDGFYYGWIVVVACFIGTFVVFGLSYSFGVFFERILAEFGHSRGVTSIAFGLQTFTLYIGAVLVGALVDRYGTRQILLAGTGLLCVGLLGTSQAESLLALFLFYGVITGFGMCAVYVVSYATVPRWFDRHVGLAGGIASAGLGAGMLFVAPASTALIEETGWRTAFVLLAAGATALLLVAAVLIRDDPLTADVTPPEDEFVGEPTPATDESLREQLEAVRRIAFTPSFFCLFVGWVAIYTTLYVVFSHIVVHVTDLGISAAVGAMVIAIIGGASAVARVGIGHIADAVGRTAVFGICSAVMGLATVALPFATSSWALLAFAFVYGIGYGGNGALLSPLTADLFGRENINAVFGLISGSFAISGLIAPYIAGLGYDSIGTYNPVFIAAGIAAVGGAGLIVLADRLAQSRTLETAYDSPPG from the coding sequence ATGCCTAGCGAGAGCGACGAAGATGGGTTCTATTACGGTTGGATCGTCGTCGTCGCGTGTTTTATCGGAACGTTCGTCGTCTTCGGACTCTCGTACTCCTTCGGCGTGTTCTTCGAGCGAATACTCGCCGAGTTCGGCCACTCTCGAGGCGTCACGTCGATCGCGTTCGGTCTCCAGACGTTCACGCTCTACATCGGCGCGGTACTCGTCGGTGCGCTCGTCGATCGATACGGAACGCGTCAGATTCTGCTGGCTGGAACGGGACTCCTCTGCGTCGGACTCCTCGGAACCAGTCAGGCCGAGTCGTTGCTCGCACTGTTTCTCTTCTACGGTGTCATCACCGGTTTCGGCATGTGTGCAGTGTACGTCGTCTCGTACGCGACGGTTCCGCGCTGGTTCGATCGACACGTCGGCCTCGCCGGCGGTATCGCCTCCGCCGGCCTCGGTGCGGGAATGCTCTTCGTCGCGCCGGCGTCGACTGCGCTCATCGAAGAAACGGGCTGGCGAACGGCGTTTGTACTCCTCGCCGCGGGCGCGACCGCGTTACTGCTCGTCGCGGCCGTCTTAATCCGGGACGATCCACTCACTGCCGACGTGACGCCGCCGGAAGACGAGTTCGTCGGCGAGCCGACGCCGGCCACCGACGAGAGCTTACGTGAGCAACTCGAGGCCGTCCGGCGAATCGCGTTCACGCCGTCGTTCTTTTGCTTGTTCGTCGGCTGGGTCGCCATCTACACCACGTTGTACGTCGTGTTCTCGCACATCGTCGTGCACGTGACGGACCTAGGGATTTCGGCGGCCGTCGGCGCGATGGTGATCGCGATCATCGGCGGCGCGAGTGCCGTCGCTCGAGTCGGAATCGGTCACATCGCGGACGCAGTCGGCCGCACGGCGGTGTTCGGAATCTGCTCGGCGGTTATGGGTCTCGCGACGGTTGCACTGCCGTTCGCGACGAGTAGTTGGGCACTCCTCGCCTTCGCGTTCGTCTATGGCATCGGCTACGGTGGGAACGGAGCGCTGCTGTCGCCGTTGACCGCGGACCTGTTCGGTCGAGAAAACATCAACGCGGTGTTCGGCCTGATTTCCGGGTCGTTTGCCATTTCTGGCCTTATCGCACCGTATATCGCCGGACTCGGGTACGATTCGATCGGGACGTATAATCCGGTCTTCAT
- a CDS encoding short-chain fatty acid transporter, with amino-acid sequence MSDIQESSEAQMTPVQRFGEGIADRVERWMPSPFLFAILLTYVAAVIAFLSEGAGATEIALSWYGGFWDLLDFAMQMVLILVTAFVVAYHPWVKGVIDRIVRLPNNGKQAVVVVGVGAMMVGWISWGLGLIFGAILAREMGKYAEQNGMQLHYPLVAVAGYLGMSLTWGWGMSSSAGLLQATEGNVFMEQGVVDTVIPATEWVFHPYPLMLTVLAIVYASICLYLLTPPGEYARGMSQYLSREEMNDGEEESSDDSSADADGDADVAADGGSQQADLADKESPNEGDMRPEEESSAPADKINNSKVIGGVLALTGVALFVRAFFVQGLDALDLNVLNFGFIMVGLILYTSPIDYLEEFYDAVHSSSGIILQFPFYAGIIGIMEGTGLVDTMTEFLLSIATPATFPVIAWITAGILNVFVPSAGGEWTIVGGPMMSAGAELGIPHGQTIAAYGVGDAHTNLLNPFWAIPLLAITGLRARDMFGYAITMMILLTPFLAIALYVVPY; translated from the coding sequence ATGTCTGACATACAGGAGTCTTCAGAGGCACAGATGACCCCGGTTCAACGGTTCGGGGAAGGGATCGCTGACAGGGTGGAACGATGGATGCCGAGTCCGTTTCTGTTCGCGATACTGCTCACGTACGTCGCGGCGGTGATCGCTTTCCTATCCGAGGGCGCAGGCGCGACGGAAATCGCACTCTCGTGGTACGGCGGATTCTGGGATCTGCTCGACTTCGCGATGCAGATGGTGTTGATTCTGGTAACCGCGTTCGTCGTCGCGTACCATCCGTGGGTAAAGGGAGTAATCGACCGAATCGTTCGGCTCCCCAACAACGGAAAACAGGCCGTCGTCGTGGTCGGCGTCGGCGCGATGATGGTCGGGTGGATCTCCTGGGGGCTCGGACTCATCTTCGGTGCGATTCTCGCTCGAGAGATGGGGAAGTACGCCGAACAGAACGGGATGCAACTGCACTACCCGCTCGTCGCCGTCGCCGGTTACCTTGGCATGAGCCTCACCTGGGGGTGGGGGATGTCCAGTTCGGCGGGACTGCTCCAGGCGACGGAGGGTAACGTCTTCATGGAACAGGGTGTCGTCGACACCGTCATCCCGGCGACGGAGTGGGTTTTCCACCCGTACCCGTTGATGTTGACCGTTCTCGCCATCGTTTACGCGTCGATCTGTCTCTACTTGCTCACTCCACCAGGGGAGTACGCACGAGGGATGAGCCAGTACCTCAGTCGCGAAGAGATGAACGATGGCGAGGAGGAGTCCTCGGACGACTCGAGTGCGGACGCTGACGGGGATGCCGACGTAGCGGCTGATGGCGGGAGCCAGCAGGCTGACCTCGCGGACAAAGAATCGCCGAATGAGGGCGACATGCGTCCGGAAGAGGAGTCGTCAGCGCCGGCGGACAAAATCAACAACAGCAAGGTAATCGGCGGGGTACTCGCGCTGACGGGTGTCGCGCTGTTCGTTCGAGCGTTCTTCGTGCAAGGACTCGACGCACTGGATCTGAACGTGCTCAACTTCGGATTCATTATGGTCGGACTCATCCTGTACACGAGTCCGATCGACTACCTCGAGGAGTTCTACGACGCGGTCCACTCGAGTTCCGGGATCATCCTGCAGTTCCCGTTCTACGCGGGGATCATCGGGATCATGGAAGGGACCGGGCTGGTGGATACGATGACGGAGTTCCTGCTGTCGATCGCGACGCCGGCGACGTTCCCGGTCATCGCCTGGATCACTGCCGGTATCCTCAACGTGTTCGTGCCGTCTGCGGGCGGCGAGTGGACCATCGTCGGCGGGCCAATGATGAGTGCAGGTGCGGAACTGGGCATTCCACACGGCCAGACGATCGCCGCCTACGGAGTGGGTGACGCTCACACGAACCTGCTGAACCCGTTCTGGGCGATTCCGCTGCTCGCGATCACCGGACTTCGTGCACGTGATATGTTCGGCTACGCGATCACGATGATGATCCTGCTGACGCCGTTCCTGGCGATCGCGCTGTACGTCGTCCCGTACTGA
- the thsA gene encoding thermosome subunit alpha has protein sequence MGNQPLIVLSEDSQRTSGKDAQSMNVQAGKAVAESVRTTLGPKGMDKMLVDSSGNVIVTNDGVTLLSEMEIDHPAADMIVEVAETQEDEVGDGTTSAVVISGELLSQAEELLEQDIHATTLAQGYRQAAEEATEALEEIAIDVDEDDTEILEQIAATAMTGKGAENARDLLSELVVEAVQSVADGDDIDTDNIKVEKVVGSSIDESELVEGVIVDKERVSDNMPYFAEDASVAIVDGDLEIKETEIDAEVNVTDPDQLEQFLEQEETQLREMAEQVADAGADVVFVDGGIDDMAQHYLAQEGIIAVRRVKSSDQSQLARATGATPVTSVDDLSEDDLGFAGSVAQKEIAGDQRIFVEDVDDAKAVTLILRGGTEHVIDEVDRAIEDSLGVVRTTLEDGKVLAGGGAPEVDLSLALRDYADSVGGREQLAVEAFADALEVIPRTLAENAGLDPIDSLVELRADHDGGDTASGLDAYTGDTIDMGEEGVYEPLRVKTQAIESATEAAVMLLRIDDVIAAGDLAVADDDDGEDMPPGGGMGGGMGGMGGGMGGMM, from the coding sequence ATGGGCAACCAGCCTCTCATCGTTCTCTCGGAGGATAGCCAGCGGACGTCCGGCAAAGACGCACAGTCGATGAACGTACAGGCCGGCAAGGCCGTTGCCGAGTCCGTCCGGACCACACTCGGTCCGAAAGGAATGGACAAGATGCTTGTCGATTCCTCGGGCAACGTCATCGTCACGAACGACGGTGTCACCCTCCTCTCGGAGATGGAGATCGATCACCCAGCCGCCGACATGATCGTCGAAGTCGCCGAGACTCAGGAGGACGAGGTTGGCGACGGCACCACGAGCGCCGTCGTCATCTCCGGTGAACTCCTCAGCCAGGCCGAAGAACTCCTCGAGCAGGATATCCACGCGACCACGCTCGCACAGGGATACCGTCAGGCCGCCGAGGAAGCCACTGAAGCCCTCGAAGAGATCGCCATCGACGTCGACGAGGACGACACCGAAATCCTCGAGCAGATCGCCGCGACCGCGATGACGGGCAAGGGCGCGGAGAACGCCCGCGACCTCCTCTCGGAACTCGTCGTCGAGGCCGTCCAGTCGGTCGCCGACGGCGACGACATCGACACGGACAACATCAAAGTCGAGAAGGTCGTCGGCAGTTCCATCGACGAGTCCGAACTCGTCGAGGGTGTCATCGTCGACAAGGAGCGCGTCTCCGACAACATGCCGTACTTCGCGGAAGACGCCTCCGTCGCCATCGTCGACGGCGACCTCGAGATCAAAGAGACCGAAATCGACGCCGAAGTCAACGTCACCGACCCCGACCAACTCGAGCAGTTCTTAGAGCAAGAGGAGACCCAACTGCGCGAGATGGCCGAGCAGGTCGCAGACGCCGGTGCCGACGTCGTCTTCGTCGACGGCGGCATCGACGACATGGCCCAGCACTACCTCGCACAGGAGGGAATCATCGCCGTCCGCCGCGTCAAATCCAGCGACCAGAGTCAGCTGGCACGCGCGACCGGCGCGACGCCCGTCACCAGCGTCGACGACCTCAGCGAGGACGACCTCGGCTTCGCCGGTAGCGTCGCCCAGAAGGAGATCGCTGGCGATCAGCGCATCTTCGTCGAAGACGTCGACGACGCCAAGGCCGTCACCCTCATCCTCCGCGGTGGCACCGAGCACGTCATCGACGAGGTCGACCGCGCCATCGAGGACTCGCTGGGCGTCGTGCGCACGACCCTCGAGGACGGCAAAGTCCTCGCCGGCGGCGGTGCCCCAGAGGTCGACCTCTCGCTCGCACTTCGTGACTACGCAGACTCCGTCGGCGGCCGCGAGCAACTCGCCGTCGAAGCCTTCGCGGACGCACTCGAAGTCATCCCACGAACGCTCGCCGAGAACGCTGGCCTCGATCCCATCGACTCGCTCGTCGAACTGCGCGCCGACCACGACGGCGGCGACACGGCCTCCGGTCTCGACGCCTACACCGGCGACACGATCGACATGGGTGAGGAAGGCGTCTACGAGCCGCTTCGCGTGAAGACACAGGCCATCGAATCCGCAACCGAAGCTGCAGTCATGCTGCTTCGCATCGACGACGTCATCGCTGCCGGCGACCTCGCCGTCGCCGACGACGACGACGGCGAAGACATGCCACCAGGCGGTGGCATGGGCGGCGGTATGGGCGGTATGGGCGGTGGCATGGGCGGCATGATGTAA
- a CDS encoding ornithine cyclodeaminase family protein, translated as MNTLLLDSEDVEEYARLEDVIDAVEQAFAAFERGDTQMPAKSYIDLPQYNGDFRSMPAYLETGEWDAAGLKWVNVHPDNPTDHDLPTVLGTMIYSDPETAFPLAVMDGTTLTMKRTGAAAAVATDYLAVDDASSLGLVGAGVQSYTQLRAITEIRDISTVVVSDPDEARVERFVDTFEDQFDVRAGSIEDAGHCDVLSTVTPVEDPIVGLDDIGERTHVNAIGADAEGKHELSDDLLSEAAIVIDDHEQCTHSGEINVPYSEGALTDNDLHGEIGEVVVGSKPGRTDETGVTVFDSTGLAIQDVAAAHVVYENASEATDGHPFDLVGVGSST; from the coding sequence ATGAACACGCTTCTGCTGGATAGCGAGGACGTCGAGGAGTACGCACGCCTCGAGGACGTCATCGACGCCGTCGAGCAGGCCTTCGCGGCCTTCGAGCGCGGTGATACACAGATGCCTGCGAAGTCCTACATCGACTTGCCACAGTACAACGGCGACTTTCGGTCGATGCCGGCGTACCTCGAGACTGGGGAGTGGGACGCCGCCGGGTTGAAGTGGGTCAACGTCCACCCCGACAACCCGACGGATCACGACCTGCCGACCGTGCTGGGGACGATGATCTACTCAGATCCCGAGACGGCCTTCCCGCTCGCGGTGATGGACGGCACGACGCTGACGATGAAACGAACCGGCGCGGCGGCCGCCGTCGCCACCGACTACCTCGCCGTCGACGACGCCTCGAGTCTCGGCCTCGTCGGCGCTGGCGTTCAGTCCTACACGCAACTGCGAGCGATTACCGAAATTCGGGACATCTCGACGGTCGTCGTCTCCGATCCGGACGAAGCGCGTGTCGAACGATTCGTCGACACCTTCGAGGACCAATTTGACGTTCGAGCCGGCTCCATCGAAGACGCTGGCCACTGTGACGTTCTCTCGACAGTGACACCGGTCGAAGACCCGATCGTCGGCCTCGACGACATCGGCGAACGCACGCACGTCAACGCGATCGGTGCCGACGCCGAGGGAAAACACGAACTGAGCGACGACCTCCTGTCCGAGGCGGCGATCGTCATCGACGACCACGAACAGTGCACTCACTCCGGCGAGATCAACGTCCCCTACAGCGAGGGGGCGCTGACCGACAACGATCTTCACGGCGAGATCGGCGAAGTCGTCGTCGGCTCGAAGCCGGGTCGAACCGATGAGACCGGCGTCACCGTCTTCGATTCGACGGGGCTCGCGATTCAGGACGTCGCCGCCGCCCACGTCGTCTACGAGAATGCGAGCGAGGCGACGGACGGCCACCCATTCGACCTCGTCGGCGTCGGTTCCTCGACGTAA
- a CDS encoding YqjF family protein, whose protein sequence is MTYQEEIRTRRPTRKRTSPFRWTFADGSSPITPHVVSMTWRNGLFVNWPVDPDALRPHVPDELTLETRDGEAWVSVLPFVLTNAGIRGTPPALRTAVAELNVRTYVRYRGDPALFFFSIDVGTPLVAGVVGRTTRLPVFHAHMRVGATEESVAFSSVRSQLAAGARPQFERTTAARFSASYRPEGDVFEPKPGSLAHWLVERRRFYAPEAGGVLAGEIAHDPWPLQPAHVTIEENTMLEANGLPEPTGEPVAYYCEELPMTGSIPRRLRDR, encoded by the coding sequence ATGACATATCAAGAAGAGATACGGACACGACGACCGACACGGAAGCGAACCAGCCCGTTCCGATGGACGTTCGCAGACGGATCGTCACCGATCACACCGCACGTCGTCTCGATGACGTGGCGAAATGGATTGTTCGTCAACTGGCCCGTCGATCCCGACGCGTTGCGTCCACACGTCCCCGACGAGTTGACACTCGAGACGCGCGATGGCGAGGCCTGGGTGAGCGTCCTGCCGTTCGTCCTCACGAACGCAGGGATTCGTGGAACGCCGCCCGCGCTTCGGACGGCGGTCGCCGAACTCAACGTACGGACGTACGTTCGATATCGCGGCGACCCCGCGCTGTTTTTCTTCAGTATTGACGTTGGAACGCCACTCGTCGCGGGTGTGGTCGGTCGCACGACCAGACTCCCGGTCTTTCACGCGCACATGCGAGTCGGGGCGACCGAGGAGTCGGTCGCGTTCTCGAGCGTGCGGAGTCAACTCGCAGCGGGTGCTCGTCCACAGTTCGAGCGAACGACCGCCGCTCGGTTCTCGGCCAGCTACCGGCCCGAGGGGGACGTGTTCGAGCCAAAGCCGGGCTCGCTCGCACACTGGCTCGTCGAGCGCCGTCGGTTCTACGCCCCCGAAGCCGGTGGCGTGTTGGCCGGTGAAATCGCACACGACCCCTGGCCGTTACAGCCCGCACACGTGACGATCGAAGAAAACACGATGCTCGAGGCGAACGGACTGCCGGAGCCGACGGGTGAGCCGGTCGCTTACTACTGTGAGGAACTACCGATGACGGGATCGATTCCTCGACGACTTCGCGATCGCTGA
- a CDS encoding bacteriorhodopsin has product MIPELEMYRIGAAITALATVAFLVWVARKPAGLRRYYLPVPIICGTLSLAYLGMSLELLRFTTPDGEPVALTRYVEYYVATPIMVVLAGMIAGASRRQLVTLVVLVFAWISVTIVGVFQTPPEALVLNGLTVVVLGVLIYTLVWPITARSGQTSGERVLLFGKLRNLLLLLWVGYLVIGVISRQGIGLLDAFGGIFVGAYLDIATRIGFGILVLRATDAMVDLRDARTGGDSDGTDVTFSDSSATDTEIGSGSDPDIEPAD; this is encoded by the coding sequence ATGATTCCCGAACTCGAGATGTACCGAATCGGTGCGGCAATCACGGCGCTCGCGACGGTCGCGTTCCTCGTGTGGGTCGCCCGCAAGCCGGCGGGCCTCCGTCGGTACTACCTGCCGGTGCCGATCATCTGTGGAACGCTCTCGCTCGCGTACCTCGGGATGTCACTCGAGTTGCTTCGGTTTACAACGCCTGACGGCGAGCCGGTCGCGTTGACGCGGTACGTCGAATACTACGTCGCGACGCCGATCATGGTCGTCCTCGCCGGTATGATCGCCGGCGCGAGTCGGCGACAACTCGTCACGCTCGTCGTTCTCGTGTTCGCGTGGATCAGCGTGACGATCGTCGGCGTCTTCCAGACGCCACCGGAGGCGCTGGTGCTGAACGGACTGACAGTCGTCGTCCTCGGAGTGCTCATCTACACGCTCGTCTGGCCGATAACGGCACGTTCGGGCCAGACGAGCGGCGAACGGGTATTGCTCTTCGGAAAGCTCCGCAACCTGTTGTTGTTGCTCTGGGTCGGCTACCTCGTGATCGGCGTCATCTCTCGGCAGGGAATTGGCTTGCTCGACGCCTTCGGCGGCATCTTCGTCGGTGCGTACCTCGACATCGCGACGCGGATCGGATTTGGCATCCTCGTCCTCCGGGCGACGGACGCGATGGTCGACCTGCGAGACGCCAGAACGGGTGGGGACTCCGACGGCACCGACGTCACGTTCTCGGACTCGAGTGCGACGGACACCGAGATTGGCTCCGGTAGCGACCCCGACATCGAACCGGCCGACTGA
- a CDS encoding methyl-accepting chemotaxis protein, which yields MALEDYTPDRLRRSYSVKIGVIFVAVAVLTIFVSALFFAHASGAVGATTEQQFTDHAADRSDVADEWLETNAATADGLAADASVDDGDTDAIDDRFADVQTDRDDRITELHYLDGDGEVLASSASDATGEDFAISVDGETDGPTAPHDSLSSDEDVLSHVVSAPADDGEDRYVALSAPASGLESVIEPNDDYRTVVTDGDGEVLLTAGTEADVGDETVLAALSGDDADIATGMPDDATQEYAGTTATITDGDTPLQLTTYGAEADVFGAHNVATASVATLAFIFVINLGFVGIVLGGNLSLKLRRLADKAEQMGDGNLTVDLETNRIDEVGSLYDSFGTMRDDLDTTMADLEDERERAREAQRQTARRNRELEAEAQRFGDVMSACAGGDLQQRLEAETDHEAMVEIADSFNEMITDLERAVAQVERISQDVAHTSTEVQTSSEEISRASEEVSASIQEISDGSSAQAEDLETATTEVKELSATVEEVAAATSTIADQSSQVDDLATDGQVAATELTDEMHDAGERTDTVASTIHDLEREAEQIQQVVELIDDIAAQTNMLALNAAIESARSGSASGDGEGFQAVADEVKELAEQTQEAVDDVEAMIESVQQRATTSVEQIEATEETIGAATHQVETLADGLDRIALEIEQVTAGVQEIDQATDEQATSTEELATIVQDVASVAAETTSQAQQVAAAAEETTATITDVSAEATRLDDRAMELADAVDQFSVSADEGDDDGSHLVFSDAGGEDR from the coding sequence ATGGCACTCGAGGACTACACCCCAGACCGACTCAGACGATCGTACAGTGTGAAAATCGGCGTGATATTCGTCGCGGTAGCCGTGTTGACGATTTTCGTCTCCGCGCTCTTTTTCGCTCACGCGTCGGGCGCAGTCGGCGCGACGACCGAACAGCAGTTCACCGATCACGCAGCGGATCGAAGCGACGTCGCGGACGAGTGGCTCGAGACGAACGCCGCGACGGCCGACGGTCTCGCTGCGGACGCGAGCGTCGACGACGGTGATACTGACGCGATAGACGACCGCTTTGCAGACGTGCAAACCGATCGCGACGATCGAATCACCGAATTACATTATCTCGACGGCGACGGCGAGGTCCTCGCCAGCAGTGCAAGCGACGCGACCGGCGAGGATTTCGCCATTAGCGTCGACGGCGAAACGGACGGACCAACTGCGCCACACGACTCGCTCTCGAGTGACGAGGACGTCCTCTCACACGTCGTGAGTGCCCCCGCGGACGATGGTGAGGACCGATACGTCGCCCTCTCTGCACCGGCGAGTGGCCTCGAGTCCGTGATCGAACCGAACGACGACTACCGAACGGTCGTCACCGACGGAGACGGCGAGGTGCTCCTCACGGCCGGTACCGAAGCCGACGTGGGTGACGAGACCGTGCTCGCCGCACTCTCGGGTGACGACGCCGATATCGCCACTGGCATGCCCGACGACGCGACTCAGGAGTACGCTGGCACGACGGCGACCATCACAGACGGCGACACACCCCTTCAGCTCACGACCTACGGCGCTGAAGCGGACGTCTTCGGCGCGCACAACGTCGCGACGGCGAGCGTTGCGACGCTCGCGTTCATCTTCGTCATCAACCTCGGCTTCGTCGGCATCGTCCTCGGCGGCAACCTCTCGCTGAAACTCCGCCGCCTCGCAGACAAGGCCGAACAGATGGGTGATGGCAACCTCACAGTCGACCTCGAGACGAACCGGATCGACGAGGTCGGCAGTCTCTATGACTCCTTCGGCACGATGCGTGACGACCTCGACACGACGATGGCAGACCTCGAGGACGAACGCGAACGCGCACGCGAGGCCCAGCGCCAGACCGCGCGGCGAAACCGCGAACTCGAGGCCGAAGCCCAGCGCTTTGGCGACGTGATGTCCGCGTGCGCTGGCGGGGACCTTCAGCAGCGACTCGAGGCCGAAACGGACCACGAGGCGATGGTCGAGATCGCCGACTCGTTCAACGAGATGATTACGGATCTCGAACGGGCGGTGGCCCAGGTCGAGCGCATCTCCCAGGATGTCGCGCACACGAGCACCGAAGTTCAGACGAGTTCCGAGGAGATTAGCCGAGCCAGCGAGGAAGTCAGCGCGTCGATTCAGGAAATTTCGGACGGGTCCTCCGCGCAGGCTGAGGACCTCGAGACGGCGACGACGGAAGTCAAGGAGCTGTCGGCGACCGTCGAGGAAGTCGCCGCGGCGACGAGTACGATCGCAGACCAGTCGAGTCAGGTCGACGACCTGGCGACGGACGGCCAGGTGGCGGCGACGGAGCTCACCGACGAGATGCACGATGCCGGCGAGCGAACTGACACCGTCGCGTCGACGATTCACGACCTCGAGCGCGAGGCCGAGCAGATTCAACAGGTCGTCGAACTGATCGACGACATCGCGGCGCAGACGAACATGCTGGCGTTGAACGCGGCGATCGAATCCGCCCGCTCTGGGAGCGCGTCGGGAGACGGCGAGGGATTCCAGGCCGTCGCAGACGAGGTCAAGGAACTCGCAGAGCAGACCCAAGAAGCAGTCGACGACGTCGAAGCAATGATCGAATCGGTACAACAGCGGGCGACGACCAGTGTCGAACAGATCGAGGCGACCGAGGAAACGATCGGCGCTGCGACCCACCAGGTCGAAACGCTCGCGGACGGCCTCGATCGGATCGCCTTGGAGATCGAACAGGTGACTGCGGGTGTTCAGGAAATCGACCAGGCGACGGACGAACAGGCGACATCCACCGAGGAGCTCGCGACGATCGTTCAAGACGTCGCGAGCGTGGCCGCAGAGACGACCTCACAGGCCCAGCAAGTCGCTGCTGCGGCCGAAGAGACGACGGCGACGATCACCGACGTCTCCGCAGAAGCGACTCGACTCGACGACCGAGCAATGGAACTCGCCGACGCCGTCGACCAGTTCAGCGTTTCTGCAGACGAAGGCGACGACGACGGTTCACACCTCGTCTTTTCCGACGCCGGAGGTGAGGACCGATGA